Proteins from a single region of Scleropages formosus chromosome 22, fSclFor1.1, whole genome shotgun sequence:
- the LOC114909351 gene encoding odorant receptor 131-2-like, producing MEVLCSSSPGVQFFTWNQVGSMTHKNTPLTLAGMAVERYIAICKPLRHSQICTVRRTYILIILIWTVTFIPELADIVIVFLTRPLTIFTSRMLCYPLAIYNTSYHLEKAVAVNVLLLSFVWITLIYTYFRVFFAAKTATTDPVSAKKAQNTILLHGVQLLFCMMSYISPLLELILLPLFPNDRGKILFSNYFITNILPRFLTPFIYGIRDQKFVSYFKKYFSVCSGKVRSVN from the exons ATGGAAGTTTTGTGTTCATCTTCTCCAGGAGTCCAGTTTTTTACATGGAATCaag TGGGATCTATGACCCATAAGAACACTCCCTTGACTCTGGCTGGGATGGCAGTTGAACGCTACATCGCTATCTGTAAGCCCCTGCGTCACTCACAGATCTGCACCGTGAGAAGGACCTACATTCTCATTATTCTTATCTGGACTGTGACATTTATCCCTGAACTGGCTGATATTGTCATTGTGTTCCTGACTCGACCACTAACTATTTTCACCTCCAGGATGTTGTGTTACCCTTTGGCTATATACAATACATCCTATCATTTAGAAAAAGCCGTTGCAGTAAATGTACTTCTCCTGTCTTTTGTGTGGATTACACTGATCTACACctatttcagagtttttttcGCTGCTAAAACTGCTACCACTGATCCAGTTTCTGCTAAAAAGGCTCAGAACACCATTTTACTGCATGGTGTACAGTTACTGTTCTGTATGATGTCTTATATTAGTCCTTTGTTGGAATTAATTCTTCTCCCACTCTTCCCCAATGACAGAggtaaaatattgttttcaaattattttataacaAATATCTTACCACGATTTTTAACTCCATTTATATATGGGATTAGAGACCAAAAATTTgtctcatattttaaaaagtacttttcagTGTGTAGTGGAAAAGTCAGATCAGTAAACTGA